The Skermanella pratensis genome has a window encoding:
- the addA gene encoding double-strand break repair helicase AddA: protein MNVVELPSRPMDPNVKQRRASDPECSVWVGASAGTGKTKVLTDRVLRLMLAGTQPARILCLTFTKAAAAEMSIRINNTLAQWATLPDARLEDRLADLTGARPDADMRTRARRLFAQVVDCPGGMKIQTIHAFCQSLLRRFPLEADLAPQFDVMDERTADEMLAAARDTVLARSRFEPDSALGKALARLTNEIQQDDFGDILKSIAMERGRIRRIIDRHGGLDATIAEVFAYLKAPPGADEAAILQRACRDDIFDVPSLRDACRALSGGSGTDQERGIAVQAWLDAAEDRVERFRDYVKHFLTTEGAPRKTLLTKKPATANPAALTALLAEAERLCEVLDRVRSAGVANSTAALLVLAEALIETYARLKADRSRLDYDDLILAAQHLLTRPGVAPWVLFKLDGGLDHILIDEAQDTNPEQWQVVAALAEEFFVNAAGSDRARTLFAVGDEKQSIYSFQRADPAEFTRMRSHFQDRVRIAEGRWEKIDLEISFRSTAAVLDAVDAVFALQTARDGVAFETATTIRHVAFRRGHAGLVELWPPVAPREQEAPAPWEPPLTRQRTDSPPARLAAVIADTIRDWLARGEDLPARGRAIRPGDMMVLVRRRTGFVEELVRALKERDVPVAGVDRMVLTHQLSIMDLMALANFLLLPEDDLTLATVLKSPLIGLTEEQLFDIAHGRRGHLWEALRKRAESDLLFRPARDYLRALQNETDFIRPFELFARVLSAPCPADPVSGRRAILKRLGPDAQDPLDEFLSACLAFERSHPPSLQAFLHWLDASEAEIKRELEQGGDRVRIMTVHGSKGLQAPIVFLPDSMGVPNQSPRILWPESAEGVPLFAPRRALEDGMCAKARAVADQKRDQEYRRLLYVALTRAEDRLYICGWQGKRDPADACWYRLAEQALREIGEPCVFDFTAISPQDGWSGEGWRLRGPQTVPARDDYRDDDLALDATPLPKWARDGAPEEPTPSRPLTPSRPEEAEPAVRSPLGSDDGARFLRGTLIHRLLQTLPDLDPALREAACRRFLARPAHNLTAEGQEMITAETLAVLSDPTFAPLFGPGSRAEVPVVGLVSSRALSGQIDRLLVTDKEVWIVDYKTNRPPPLVESQVSPVYLRQMAAYRAAISAIYPDRPVRCVLLWTDGPRLMELSEALLDAHAP from the coding sequence ATGAACGTCGTCGAGCTCCCCTCCCGCCCGATGGACCCCAACGTCAAGCAGCGCCGGGCGTCCGATCCGGAATGCTCGGTCTGGGTCGGCGCCTCCGCCGGCACCGGCAAGACCAAGGTGCTGACCGACCGCGTGCTGCGGCTGATGCTGGCCGGCACCCAGCCGGCCCGCATCCTGTGCCTGACCTTCACCAAGGCCGCCGCCGCGGAAATGTCGATCCGCATCAACAACACGCTGGCCCAGTGGGCGACCTTGCCCGACGCACGGCTGGAGGACCGGCTGGCCGACCTGACCGGCGCCCGGCCCGACGCCGACATGCGCACCCGCGCCCGCCGGCTGTTCGCCCAGGTGGTGGACTGCCCCGGCGGCATGAAGATCCAGACGATCCACGCCTTCTGCCAGTCGCTGCTGCGACGCTTCCCCCTGGAAGCCGACCTGGCGCCCCAGTTCGACGTGATGGACGAGCGCACCGCCGACGAGATGCTGGCCGCCGCGCGCGACACCGTCCTGGCCCGCTCCCGCTTCGAGCCGGACAGCGCGTTGGGCAAGGCGCTGGCCCGCCTGACGAACGAGATCCAGCAGGACGATTTCGGCGACATCCTGAAGTCCATCGCGATGGAGCGCGGACGCATCCGCCGCATCATCGACCGCCACGGCGGGCTGGACGCCACCATCGCCGAGGTCTTCGCCTACCTGAAGGCCCCGCCCGGCGCCGACGAGGCGGCGATCCTGCAACGGGCCTGCCGCGACGACATCTTCGACGTGCCGAGCCTGCGCGACGCCTGCCGCGCCCTCTCCGGCGGCAGCGGCACGGACCAGGAGCGCGGCATCGCGGTCCAGGCCTGGCTGGACGCCGCGGAGGATCGCGTCGAGCGCTTCCGCGATTACGTCAAGCATTTCCTCACGACCGAGGGCGCGCCGCGCAAGACGCTGCTGACCAAGAAGCCTGCGACCGCGAACCCCGCGGCACTGACCGCCCTGCTGGCGGAAGCGGAGCGGCTGTGCGAGGTGCTGGACCGGGTCAGGTCTGCGGGAGTCGCCAACTCCACCGCCGCCCTGCTGGTGCTGGCCGAAGCCCTGATCGAGACCTACGCCCGGCTCAAGGCGGACCGCTCGCGGCTCGACTATGACGACCTGATCCTGGCGGCCCAGCACCTGCTGACCAGGCCCGGCGTGGCGCCGTGGGTTCTGTTCAAGCTGGACGGCGGCCTCGACCACATCCTGATCGACGAGGCGCAGGACACCAACCCGGAGCAGTGGCAGGTGGTCGCCGCCCTGGCGGAGGAGTTCTTCGTGAACGCCGCGGGATCCGACCGCGCGCGGACCCTGTTCGCCGTGGGCGACGAGAAGCAGTCGATCTACAGCTTCCAGCGCGCCGACCCGGCCGAGTTCACCCGCATGCGCTCCCATTTCCAGGACCGGGTCCGAATCGCCGAGGGCCGCTGGGAGAAGATCGACCTGGAAATCTCGTTCCGCTCGACGGCCGCCGTGCTGGACGCCGTGGACGCCGTTTTCGCGCTCCAGACCGCCCGCGACGGCGTGGCCTTCGAGACGGCGACCACGATCCGCCACGTCGCCTTCCGGCGAGGCCATGCCGGCCTGGTCGAGCTGTGGCCGCCCGTGGCTCCGCGCGAGCAGGAGGCTCCCGCCCCGTGGGAACCGCCGCTGACCCGCCAGCGCACCGACAGCCCGCCCGCCCGGCTGGCCGCCGTGATCGCCGATACCATCCGCGACTGGCTGGCCCGGGGCGAGGACCTGCCGGCGCGTGGCCGGGCGATCCGGCCGGGCGACATGATGGTTCTGGTCCGCCGCCGCACCGGCTTCGTCGAGGAGCTGGTGCGCGCCTTGAAGGAACGCGACGTGCCGGTCGCCGGCGTGGACCGCATGGTGCTGACCCATCAGCTCAGCATCATGGACCTGATGGCGCTCGCCAACTTCCTGCTGCTGCCGGAAGACGACCTGACTCTCGCCACGGTCCTGAAAAGCCCCCTGATCGGCCTGACGGAGGAGCAGCTTTTCGACATCGCCCACGGCCGGCGCGGCCACCTGTGGGAGGCTCTGCGCAAGCGCGCGGAGTCCGACCTGCTGTTCCGCCCGGCCCGCGACTATCTGCGCGCCCTTCAGAACGAGACCGACTTCATCCGGCCGTTCGAGCTGTTCGCCCGCGTGCTCAGCGCGCCCTGCCCGGCCGACCCGGTCAGCGGCCGGCGCGCCATCCTCAAGCGCCTGGGACCCGACGCGCAGGACCCGCTGGACGAGTTCCTTTCCGCCTGCCTGGCGTTCGAGCGCAGCCACCCGCCCTCGCTACAGGCGTTCCTGCACTGGCTGGACGCCAGCGAGGCGGAGATCAAGCGCGAGCTCGAACAGGGCGGCGACCGCGTCCGCATCATGACGGTCCACGGCTCCAAGGGCTTGCAGGCACCCATCGTCTTCCTGCCCGACAGCATGGGCGTGCCGAACCAGAGCCCCCGCATCCTGTGGCCGGAGAGCGCCGAGGGCGTGCCCCTGTTCGCCCCCCGCCGGGCGCTGGAGGACGGCATGTGCGCCAAGGCCCGCGCGGTCGCCGACCAGAAGCGCGACCAGGAATACCGCCGCCTGCTCTATGTCGCCCTGACCCGGGCCGAGGACCGGCTGTATATCTGCGGCTGGCAGGGCAAGCGCGACCCGGCCGACGCCTGCTGGTACCGGCTGGCCGAACAGGCGCTCCGCGAGATCGGCGAGCCCTGCGTTTTTGACTTCACAGCGATTTCCCCGCAGGACGGCTGGTCCGGCGAGGGCTGGCGGCTGCGTGGCCCCCAGACCGTTCCGGCCAGGGACGATTACAGGGACGACGACCTCGCCCTCGACGCGACCCCCCTGCCGAAATGGGCGCGCGACGGCGCCCCGGAGGAGCCGACGCCGTCCCGCCCGCTGACCCCCTCCCGGCCGGAGGAGGCGGAACCCGCCGTCCGCTCGCCCCTGGGCAGCGACGACGGCGCCCGCTTCCTGCGCGGCACCCTGATCCACCGCCTGCTCCAGACCCTGCCCGACCTCGACCCCGCCCTGCGCGAAGCCGCCTGCCGCCGCTTCCTCGCCCGCCCGGCCCACAACCTGACGGCCGAGGGACAGGAGATGATCACGGCGGAAACCCTGGCCGTCCTGTCCGACCCGACCTTCGCCCCCCTGTTCGGCCCCGGCAGCCGGGCCGAGGTGCCGGTGGTCGGCCTGGTCTCCAGCCGCGCCCTGTCCGGCCAGATCGACCGGCTTCTGGTGACGGACAAGGAAGTCTGGATCGTCGACTACAAGACCAACCGCCCGCCCCCGCTGGTGGAATCCCAGGTCTCGCCGGTCTATCTGCGCCAGATGGCGGCCTACCGCGCGGCGATCAGCGCGATCTATCCCGACCGCCCCGTCCGCTGCGTCCTGCTCTGGACCGACGGCCCGCGGCTGATGGAACTGTCGGAAGCCCTGCTGGACGCCCACGCGCCCTGA